The following proteins are co-located in the Paludibaculum fermentans genome:
- a CDS encoding NADH-quinone oxidoreductase subunit NuoE family protein: MTPALLSDSPPRSSPLSFEEQDFIDRLIAQHRGRPGMLLSLLEAIQDRQPNKYLPIEVLDYLAARTGIPGAQIYSVATFYSLFNLKPQGEHTVCICRGTACHTRGSRTLLERVKLQLGLKEEDEDGSAEKMCATTADRRFTVRTVACFGQCALAPVAEIDHSILGHVNERALEREVDAIKKGGHR; encoded by the coding sequence ATGACGCCGGCTCTCTTATCCGATTCCCCGCCCCGCTCCAGCCCTCTTTCCTTCGAAGAACAGGACTTCATCGACAGACTCATCGCCCAGCACCGCGGCCGTCCCGGTATGCTGCTGAGCCTGCTCGAAGCGATCCAGGACCGCCAACCCAACAAGTACCTGCCCATCGAGGTGCTCGACTACCTGGCCGCCCGCACCGGCATTCCCGGCGCCCAGATCTACAGCGTGGCGACCTTCTACTCGCTCTTTAACCTGAAACCGCAGGGCGAGCACACGGTCTGCATTTGCCGCGGCACGGCCTGCCACACCCGCGGCTCCCGCACTCTGCTGGAGCGCGTCAAACTCCAACTCGGCCTCAAGGAAGAGGACGAGGACGGCAGCGCCGAGAAGATGTGCGCCACCACGGCCGACCGCCGCTTCACGGTCCGCACCGTCGCCTGCTTCGGCCAGTGCGCCCTCGCCCCCGTCGCCGAGATCGATCACTCCATCCTGGGCCACGTCAACGAGCGCGCTCTCGAACGTGAAGTCGACGCCATTAAGAAGGGCGGTCATCGATGA